A section of the Polyangium spumosum genome encodes:
- the nuoK gene encoding NADH-quinone oxidoreductase subunit NuoK, translating into MTVPLEYFVIVAAVLFMTGAVGFLIRRNLLVLLMSIELMLNAVNLTLVAFNRQHPGDHTGQIFTFFIIAIAAAEAAVGLAIVLAFFRLRSTVRSDDADLLRN; encoded by the coding sequence GTGACCGTCCCGCTCGAGTACTTCGTGATCGTGGCCGCCGTGCTCTTCATGACGGGCGCGGTGGGCTTCTTGATCCGACGCAACCTGCTCGTGCTCCTCATGAGCATCGAGCTGATGTTGAACGCCGTGAACCTCACGCTGGTCGCCTTCAACCGCCAGCATCCGGGGGATCACACGGGGCAGATCTTCACCTTCTTCATCATCGCCATCGCCGCGGCGGAGGCCGCCGTCGGCTTGGCCATCGTCCTCGCGTTCTTCCGGCTCCGCAGCACGGTGCGCTCGGACGACGCCGATCTTCTGAGGAACTAG
- the mutS gene encoding DNA mismatch repair protein MutS, translating to MQARNSGKKLTPVMRQYEEAKAAHPDAILFFRMGDFYEMFHEDAVIAARLLDITLTSRNRGNPDEEPMAGVPHHAAAGYIARLLTFGHKVAICEQMADPSTVKGIVPRQVVRVITPGLVTDAEQLDARANHYLVAVDAAEDNTERGIALLDLSTGELSAGMIPDLASLLGELARCDPREVLVGGGLPADVKKGAGLAAPRAVLRDDEPLDDGDVAATIDGAVAEPIAAEAAVTLPLSARRAAARALRFAHKCTPGSPLPVRRIAPYDPTGAMRIDETAQVHLELVRGADGSRKGTLLETVDATVTPAGARLLRRRLLAPLLDVASIRRRLDEVQAFVENPRARAELREALAKVGDLERLSVRAVLREATPKDLGALRDGLLAAPAAVAATRSIVDAGELFGAEVDTLPELAAKLAAALVDRPPALAREGGFVREEYDAELGTQRRLARGGAEEMTKLEAELREKTGAGSLRIRFTRVFGWYIEVTKTHLGKVPPDFRRKQTVAGGERFTSDRLDELADGLENAESRALARETDIFEGLVRLVAESAERIRKLARTLASWDVAAALADVAHRQDYVRPEVDMGEALVIEGGRHPVVERLAAAGRFVPNDTTLDLGGERLWLLTGPNMAGKSTLMRQVALITILAQAGSFVPAQGARIGVVDRVLSRVGASDNVARGESTFMVEMRETATILRDATRRSLVILDEIGRGTSTYDGLAIAWAVAEHLHDAVGCRAMFATHYHELTELAQHGPGVANWSVSAREHAGDVVFLHKLVKGPASRSYGVAVARLAGVPEPVLARAKAILATLEAGAALPSGKHATMRGRTKQGSVQLDLFAKAKPDVDAAAPVLETLRAVEVERLTPLDALTFVARLKSLLPS from the coding sequence GTGCAAGCGCGCAATAGCGGCAAGAAGCTCACCCCCGTGATGCGTCAGTACGAGGAGGCGAAGGCCGCCCACCCCGACGCAATCCTGTTTTTCAGGATGGGGGACTTCTACGAGATGTTCCACGAGGACGCCGTCATTGCGGCGCGCCTGCTCGACATCACCCTGACGAGCCGGAACAGAGGCAATCCCGACGAAGAACCGATGGCAGGTGTGCCGCACCACGCGGCCGCTGGATACATCGCCCGGCTGCTGACGTTCGGGCACAAGGTGGCCATCTGCGAGCAAATGGCCGATCCCTCGACCGTCAAGGGGATCGTGCCGCGCCAGGTGGTCCGCGTGATCACGCCGGGGCTCGTGACCGACGCCGAGCAGCTCGACGCGCGGGCAAACCACTACCTCGTCGCCGTGGACGCCGCGGAGGACAACACCGAACGAGGGATTGCCCTGCTCGATCTCTCGACGGGCGAGCTGTCGGCCGGGATGATCCCCGATCTCGCGTCCCTGCTCGGGGAGCTCGCCCGGTGCGACCCGCGGGAGGTGCTCGTGGGCGGAGGGCTGCCCGCGGACGTGAAAAAAGGCGCCGGGCTGGCGGCGCCTCGCGCGGTGCTGCGGGACGACGAGCCGCTCGACGACGGAGACGTGGCAGCGACGATCGACGGCGCGGTGGCGGAGCCGATCGCGGCGGAGGCAGCGGTGACGTTGCCGCTCTCGGCGCGGCGGGCGGCGGCGCGGGCGCTGCGGTTCGCGCACAAGTGCACGCCGGGCAGCCCGCTGCCGGTGCGGAGGATCGCGCCGTACGACCCGACCGGGGCCATGCGGATCGACGAGACGGCGCAGGTGCACCTGGAGCTCGTGCGAGGGGCGGACGGGTCGAGGAAGGGGACGCTGCTCGAGACGGTGGACGCGACGGTGACGCCGGCGGGGGCGCGGCTCTTGCGGCGGAGGTTGCTCGCGCCGCTGCTCGACGTGGCGTCGATCCGGCGGAGGCTTGATGAGGTGCAGGCGTTCGTGGAGAACCCGCGGGCGAGGGCGGAGCTGCGGGAGGCGCTCGCGAAGGTGGGGGATCTCGAGCGGCTCAGCGTGCGGGCCGTGTTGCGGGAGGCGACGCCGAAGGACCTCGGCGCGCTGCGGGACGGGCTGCTCGCGGCGCCCGCGGCGGTGGCGGCGACGCGGTCGATCGTGGACGCGGGCGAGCTGTTCGGGGCCGAGGTCGACACGCTCCCGGAGCTCGCGGCGAAGCTCGCGGCGGCGCTCGTCGACAGGCCGCCTGCGCTGGCGCGGGAGGGCGGGTTCGTCCGGGAGGAGTACGACGCGGAGCTCGGCACGCAGCGCAGGCTCGCGCGGGGGGGCGCGGAGGAGATGACGAAGCTCGAGGCGGAGCTGCGCGAGAAGACGGGCGCGGGCTCGCTGCGCATCCGGTTCACGCGCGTGTTCGGCTGGTACATCGAGGTGACGAAGACGCACCTCGGCAAGGTGCCGCCGGACTTCCGGCGCAAGCAGACGGTGGCCGGCGGCGAGCGCTTCACGAGCGACAGGCTCGACGAGCTGGCCGACGGGCTCGAGAACGCCGAGTCGCGCGCGCTCGCGCGGGAGACGGACATCTTCGAGGGGCTCGTCCGCCTCGTGGCCGAGAGCGCGGAGCGGATCCGTAAGCTCGCGCGGACGCTCGCCTCGTGGGACGTCGCGGCGGCGCTCGCGGACGTGGCGCACCGGCAGGACTACGTGCGGCCGGAGGTGGACATGGGCGAGGCGCTCGTCATCGAAGGCGGGAGGCACCCGGTCGTGGAGCGGCTCGCGGCCGCAGGTCGCTTCGTGCCGAACGACACGACGCTCGACCTCGGAGGCGAGCGGCTCTGGCTGCTGACGGGGCCGAACATGGCGGGCAAGTCGACGCTGATGCGCCAGGTCGCGCTGATCACGATCCTCGCGCAGGCAGGGAGCTTCGTCCCCGCGCAGGGGGCGCGGATCGGCGTCGTGGATCGCGTGCTGTCGCGCGTGGGCGCGAGCGACAACGTGGCGCGCGGCGAGAGCACGTTCATGGTCGAGATGCGGGAGACGGCGACGATCCTGCGCGACGCGACCCGGCGCTCGCTCGTGATCCTCGACGAGATCGGCCGCGGCACGAGCACGTACGACGGGCTCGCGATCGCGTGGGCGGTGGCCGAGCACCTCCACGACGCGGTCGGGTGCCGCGCGATGTTCGCCACGCACTACCACGAGCTGACGGAGCTCGCGCAGCACGGGCCGGGCGTGGCGAACTGGTCGGTGTCGGCGCGCGAGCACGCGGGCGACGTGGTCTTCCTGCACAAGCTCGTGAAGGGGCCGGCGAGCCGCAGCTACGGGGTCGCGGTCGCGCGGCTCGCGGGGGTGCCGGAGCCGGTGCTCGCGCGGGCGAAGGCGATCCTCGCGACGCTCGAGGCGGGCGCGGCGCTGCCGTCGGGCAAACACGCGACGATGCGAGGACGCACGAAGCAGGGCTCGGTGCAGCTCGACCTGTTCGCGAAGGCAAAACCCGACGTCGATGCGGCCGCGCCCGTCCTCGAAACGCTGCGCGCCGTGGAGGTCGAGCGCTTGACGCCGCTCGACGCGCTCACGTTCGTCGCGCGCCTGAAGTCGCTCCTGCCGTCCTGA
- a CDS encoding hemerythrin domain-containing protein — MDALDLLEQQHRDVSALLSRLAEASPVGAGSEEAFYAALRAVDAHVRVEEAYVYIACASRLGDDADIREARDEHRRILDAARVALTMPRSGPQFAAMIVALRERFERHAEVQEDVVFPKLKRSLTDEELDVLGEEIERSYNRLLASSDDMRAAKARPSEASSEAEPRGGRRGARRPSPGAM; from the coding sequence ATGGATGCACTCGATCTGTTGGAGCAACAGCACCGCGACGTCTCGGCGCTGCTGTCGCGTCTCGCCGAGGCGTCGCCGGTCGGCGCGGGGAGCGAGGAGGCGTTTTACGCGGCGCTGCGCGCGGTCGACGCGCACGTCCGCGTCGAGGAGGCGTACGTCTACATCGCGTGCGCGAGCCGGCTGGGCGACGACGCGGACATCCGCGAGGCGCGCGACGAGCACAGGCGGATCCTCGACGCGGCGCGCGTGGCGCTCACGATGCCGCGCTCCGGGCCGCAGTTCGCGGCGATGATCGTGGCGCTGCGCGAGCGCTTCGAGAGGCACGCGGAGGTGCAGGAGGACGTGGTGTTCCCGAAGCTGAAGCGGAGCCTCACGGACGAGGAGCTCGACGTGCTCGGCGAGGAGATCGAGCGCTCGTACAACCGGCTGCTCGCGTCGAGCGACGACATGCGCGCGGCGAAGGCGCGGCCTTCGGAGGCGTCGTCCGAGGCGGAGCCGCGCGGCGGACGCCGAGGAGCACGCAGGCCGTCGCCCGGGGCGATGTGA
- a CDS encoding gamma-glutamylcyclotransferase family protein has protein sequence MAAPTREIVLFVCDSLMQGEEQHARLAAARPLGPATTAPAYDLVDLGTTGALIPGGMVSVVGELYGLEPAALAALDVFRGHPVLNQRVTIRLADGREAQGYTVLPEQSAGRRRVLAGDWRKRRGATSLGGGRGAGPLVRWAGRRS, from the coding sequence ATGGCCGCGCCGACCCGCGAGATCGTGCTCTTCGTGTGTGACAGCCTCATGCAAGGGGAAGAGCAACACGCCCGCCTCGCCGCCGCGCGCCCCCTCGGCCCAGCCACGACCGCGCCCGCCTACGACCTCGTCGACCTCGGCACGACCGGCGCCCTCATCCCCGGCGGCATGGTCTCGGTCGTGGGCGAGCTGTATGGCCTCGAGCCCGCAGCCCTCGCCGCGCTCGACGTCTTTCGTGGCCACCCCGTCCTGAACCAGCGCGTCACCATCCGCCTCGCCGACGGCCGCGAAGCGCAAGGTTACACCGTCCTGCCCGAACAATCGGCAGGCCGGCGCCGCGTGCTCGCAGGCGACTGGCGCAAGCGCCGCGGCGCGACCTCCCTCGGCGGAGGCCGCGGCGCAGGCCCCCTCGTCCGCTGGGCCGGCCGCCGCTCCTGA
- the nuoF gene encoding NADH-quinone oxidoreductase subunit NuoF — protein MLRQTTYLTKRYGVPEGWTLPVYERDGGYQQAKRALSMTREALVDEMKLANIRGRGGAGFPMGVKWSFMPWPPKPEKPHYLVINADEGEPGTFKDRTIMELDPHAVVEGCIIGCFGIGAHAAYIYVRDELHLSKARLWGAIKEAREKGYLGAKPFGIDYPVEVYVHTGAGAYICGEETSLLNSLEGKRGEPRLKPPFPANAGAFGMPTTVNNLETIAAVPVALAMGGDAFSKLSDLHDQKDGGCRLYGVSGHVNKPGIYEACVGLTLRELIYDLGGGVKGGEMLGVIPGGSSCPILRPDEVVNAPDAKSPLHRWHGKNVLDVPMGVETYRALGTMLGTCCAIVLNKNTDIVLAMHNLMRFYRHESCGQCTPCREGSAWLFRILDRMTHGEATMEELDRLHEIADNIMGNTICAFGEGTAMPALGFLRKYRKEFEEYVRTKGKSGTGRLAL, from the coding sequence ATGCTGCGACAAACGACGTATCTGACGAAGCGGTATGGCGTCCCCGAGGGGTGGACGCTCCCCGTGTACGAGCGTGACGGCGGCTATCAACAGGCCAAGCGCGCGCTCTCGATGACGCGTGAAGCCCTCGTCGACGAGATGAAGCTCGCGAACATCCGCGGCCGCGGCGGCGCCGGCTTCCCGATGGGCGTGAAGTGGAGCTTCATGCCCTGGCCTCCGAAGCCGGAGAAGCCGCACTACCTCGTCATCAACGCCGACGAGGGCGAGCCCGGGACGTTCAAGGACCGGACGATCATGGAGCTCGATCCCCACGCGGTGGTGGAGGGCTGCATCATCGGCTGCTTCGGCATCGGCGCGCACGCGGCGTACATCTATGTCCGCGACGAGCTGCACCTCTCGAAGGCGCGCCTCTGGGGCGCGATCAAGGAGGCGCGCGAGAAGGGCTACCTCGGCGCGAAGCCCTTCGGGATCGACTACCCCGTCGAGGTCTATGTCCACACGGGCGCAGGCGCGTACATCTGCGGCGAGGAGACGAGCCTCCTGAACTCGCTCGAGGGCAAGCGCGGCGAGCCGCGGCTCAAGCCGCCGTTCCCGGCGAACGCGGGCGCGTTCGGCATGCCGACGACGGTGAACAACCTCGAGACGATCGCGGCGGTGCCGGTGGCGCTCGCGATGGGCGGCGACGCCTTCTCCAAGCTCTCGGACCTGCACGATCAGAAGGACGGCGGCTGCCGGCTCTACGGCGTCTCGGGCCACGTGAACAAGCCCGGCATCTACGAGGCGTGCGTGGGTCTGACGCTGCGCGAGCTCATCTACGACCTCGGCGGCGGCGTGAAGGGCGGCGAGATGCTCGGCGTGATCCCGGGTGGTTCGTCCTGTCCGATCCTGCGGCCCGACGAGGTCGTGAACGCGCCGGACGCGAAGTCGCCGCTGCACCGCTGGCACGGCAAGAACGTGCTCGACGTGCCGATGGGCGTGGAGACGTACCGCGCGCTCGGGACGATGCTCGGCACGTGCTGCGCGATCGTGCTGAACAAGAACACGGACATCGTGCTCGCGATGCACAACCTGATGCGGTTCTACCGCCACGAGTCCTGCGGCCAGTGCACGCCGTGCCGCGAGGGCAGCGCGTGGCTCTTCCGCATCCTCGATCGGATGACGCACGGCGAGGCCACGATGGAGGAGCTCGATCGGCTCCACGAGATCGCCGACAACATCATGGGCAACACGATCTGCGCGTTCGGCGAGGGCACGGCGATGCCCGCGCTCGGGTTCTTGCGCAAGTACCGCAAGGAGTTCGAGGAGTACGTGCGCACGAAGGGCAAGTCCGGGACGGGGAGGCTCGCGCTGTGA
- a CDS encoding NADH-quinone oxidoreductase subunit J: MNKLELAYFGACSLIALVGAIVTVGAKNPIRGAMGLLSTIIGIAGLYLMLAAEFLAAIQLLVYAGAVVILFLFVIMLLGPSAQSKRDARGAVARYVGAAAMLFSGVGGMALVMRTQSPAPTALPAAPPQFGTIESIGHELFSTALVPFELSGALLLVAVVGAVAVARGKQVDPTLLPAADAKKPSASPSPTARAAGQTKEARS; the protein is encoded by the coding sequence GTGAACAAACTCGAACTGGCGTACTTCGGCGCCTGCTCGCTCATCGCGCTGGTCGGCGCGATCGTGACCGTGGGCGCGAAGAACCCGATCCGCGGGGCCATGGGGCTGCTCTCGACGATCATCGGGATCGCGGGCCTCTACCTGATGCTGGCGGCCGAGTTCCTCGCGGCGATCCAGCTCCTCGTGTACGCGGGCGCGGTCGTGATCCTCTTCCTCTTCGTGATCATGCTCCTCGGCCCGTCGGCGCAGTCGAAGCGCGACGCGCGGGGCGCGGTCGCGAGGTACGTGGGCGCGGCGGCGATGCTGTTCAGCGGGGTCGGCGGGATGGCGCTCGTGATGCGCACGCAGTCGCCCGCGCCGACGGCGCTGCCGGCGGCGCCGCCGCAGTTCGGCACGATCGAGTCGATCGGGCACGAGCTCTTCTCGACGGCGCTCGTGCCGTTCGAGCTCTCGGGTGCGCTCTTGCTCGTGGCCGTCGTCGGCGCCGTCGCGGTCGCGCGCGGCAAGCAGGTGGATCCCACGCTGCTGCCCGCGGCGGACGCGAAGAAGCCGAGCGCCTCTCCCTCACCCACCGCGCGCGCCGCAGGCCAGACCAAGGAGGCGAGGTCGTGA
- a CDS encoding zinc-ribbon domain-containing protein, whose product MFCPNCGTQNSETATTCTKCGFNLKGAAAPKFKGTMLMSQQPPSAPPGAMPPPAAPPPMPAAPPMPAAAPPPPMPPMPGSPTLGDQGLAGTVIGVPPAGLGPTAAPPGAPPPPPGYPPAGGFEPQGGLGSTIAIDQIPNFTPPSPNPPAAPPPPPGMPSPGAFPAPAGPPPGGGFGAAPPGGYGAPPPPPGGYGAPPPGGAYGPPPGGDPGAMGGPGGYGAPPSPGGYGPPPGGAYGAPQGGAMVGPGQYPGGAMGAPMGMGGGGAMMGAQGGGMGGMRGQTRNPTTALLGTLFCCGMYHLFGGYGMLNELKAYTKDESLQTWHLFVPILNLLMILKLPEIVTRAKQMAGSRSPQSQSLVMYIFLFPYALAKDLNQVWDPNLAD is encoded by the coding sequence GTGTTCTGTCCGAATTGTGGGACACAAAACTCGGAGACGGCGACGACGTGCACGAAGTGCGGCTTCAACCTGAAAGGAGCTGCCGCGCCGAAGTTCAAGGGGACGATGCTGATGAGCCAGCAGCCCCCCTCTGCACCCCCGGGGGCCATGCCGCCGCCGGCTGCGCCGCCGCCGATGCCGGCTGCGCCGCCGATGCCGGCTGCCGCGCCGCCGCCGCCGATGCCGCCGATGCCCGGCAGCCCCACGCTGGGCGATCAGGGCCTGGCGGGTACGGTGATCGGCGTGCCGCCCGCGGGCCTCGGCCCGACGGCCGCGCCGCCGGGCGCGCCCCCGCCTCCTCCCGGTTATCCGCCGGCAGGTGGCTTCGAGCCTCAGGGTGGTCTCGGGAGCACGATCGCGATCGATCAGATCCCGAACTTCACACCCCCGTCGCCAAACCCGCCCGCCGCGCCGCCCCCGCCGCCCGGCATGCCCTCGCCCGGCGCCTTCCCGGCGCCCGCGGGCCCGCCCCCCGGCGGCGGCTTCGGCGCGGCCCCGCCCGGCGGCTACGGCGCGCCGCCGCCTCCTCCCGGTGGTTACGGCGCCCCGCCGCCCGGCGGCGCGTACGGCCCGCCCCCGGGTGGTGATCCCGGCGCGATGGGCGGCCCCGGTGGTTACGGCGCGCCTCCCAGCCCCGGCGGCTACGGCCCCCCTCCTGGCGGCGCGTACGGCGCGCCCCAGGGCGGCGCCATGGTTGGTCCTGGCCAGTACCCCGGCGGCGCGATGGGCGCTCCCATGGGCATGGGCGGCGGCGGCGCCATGATGGGCGCGCAGGGCGGCGGCATGGGCGGCATGCGCGGCCAGACGCGCAACCCGACGACCGCGCTGCTCGGCACGCTCTTCTGCTGCGGCATGTACCACCTCTTCGGTGGGTACGGCATGCTGAACGAGCTCAAGGCCTACACGAAGGACGAGTCGCTCCAGACGTGGCACCTCTTCGTCCCGATCCTGAACCTGCTCATGATCCTGAAGCTGCCCGAGATCGTGACGCGGGCGAAGCAGATGGCCGGCTCGCGCAGCCCGCAGTCGCAGAGCCTCGTGATGTACATCTTCCTCTTCCCCTACGCGCTGGCGAAGGACCTGAACCAGGTCTGGGACCCGAACCTGGCCGATTGA
- a CDS encoding serine/threonine-protein kinase — MTPPNFNEGLSRDPLPPRDAPSSAPEADQGAPYVPGLVLEGVVAEGGMGLVYAARVTTTGKRVALKTLRACFADDEGAKARFEREISFTRRVVHPNVAPVLGHGQMSDGRPYYLMELYRGRTLGAVVREDGPLPLGRALDVTDQILAGLEAVHAAGIVHRDLTPENVLLTEGPPGEAQVLLLDFGFAHEPGVDTGDGVTADSRGALVGTIRFMSPEQVTRGRAITPQSDLFATALLLYYAVSGKLPFRGEGDLDVAVATVRKAPVPLRAELRSAPRALDVLLSRALAKHPEARFSGAAEMRRALAEMKPRRAKVAGAAAALAG; from the coding sequence ATGACCCCTCCGAACTTCAACGAAGGATTGTCCCGGGACCCCCTCCCGCCACGCGACGCGCCGAGCTCCGCTCCCGAGGCGGATCAGGGCGCGCCCTACGTGCCGGGCCTCGTGCTCGAGGGCGTGGTGGCCGAAGGCGGGATGGGGCTCGTGTACGCGGCCCGCGTGACCACGACGGGCAAGCGCGTGGCGCTGAAGACGCTGCGGGCCTGCTTCGCGGACGACGAGGGCGCCAAGGCCCGCTTCGAGCGGGAGATCTCCTTCACGCGTCGGGTGGTCCACCCGAACGTGGCGCCGGTGCTCGGGCACGGGCAGATGAGCGACGGGCGGCCGTACTACCTGATGGAGCTCTATCGCGGCAGGACGCTCGGGGCCGTCGTGCGGGAGGACGGGCCGCTGCCGCTCGGGCGCGCGCTCGACGTGACGGACCAGATCCTGGCCGGGCTCGAGGCCGTGCACGCGGCGGGGATCGTGCACCGGGATCTCACGCCGGAGAACGTCCTGCTCACCGAGGGGCCGCCGGGCGAGGCGCAGGTGCTCCTGCTCGATTTTGGCTTCGCGCACGAGCCGGGCGTGGACACGGGCGACGGGGTGACGGCGGACAGCCGCGGCGCGCTCGTGGGGACGATCCGGTTCATGTCGCCCGAGCAAGTGACGCGGGGCCGCGCGATCACGCCGCAGAGTGATCTGTTCGCGACGGCCCTGCTGCTCTACTACGCGGTCTCGGGGAAGCTGCCCTTCCGCGGGGAGGGGGACCTGGACGTCGCCGTGGCGACGGTGCGCAAGGCCCCGGTGCCGCTGCGCGCGGAGCTCCGGAGCGCGCCGCGCGCCCTCGATGTGCTCCTGTCGCGCGCGCTGGCGAAGCACCCGGAGGCGCGGTTCTCGGGCGCCGCGGAGATGCGGCGCGCGCTCGCCGAAATGAAGCCCCGCCGCGCGAAGGTCGCCGGGGCGGCCGCGGCGCTCGCGGGGTAG
- a CDS encoding DUF2752 domain-containing protein, giving the protein MSALPAPGRRADEPAIAPAPSPVPSPSPGLRASAPAPRGSALGRAARLAAVAAAFGLAVALRIPLCPFALITRHPCPGCGLTRAALALATGDLHEALHLHPLVIPVVPVVALVLLQGSYNYVRHGRWYTFAFQQTRWITLGSIVLAVAMIAVWFVRFFGLFGGPVPV; this is encoded by the coding sequence TTGAGCGCGCTCCCCGCGCCGGGGCGACGCGCGGACGAACCCGCCATCGCCCCGGCTCCCTCCCCCGTCCCGTCTCCCTCGCCTGGCCTCCGCGCCTCCGCGCCCGCACCAAGAGGGTCGGCGCTCGGCCGCGCCGCGCGCCTCGCCGCCGTCGCCGCGGCCTTTGGCCTCGCGGTCGCGCTCCGGATCCCTCTCTGCCCGTTCGCCCTCATCACGCGCCACCCGTGCCCGGGTTGTGGCCTCACGCGCGCCGCCCTCGCCCTCGCCACCGGCGACCTCCACGAGGCGCTCCACCTCCACCCGCTCGTGATCCCCGTCGTGCCCGTGGTCGCGCTCGTCCTCCTGCAAGGAAGCTACAACTACGTGCGCCACGGCCGCTGGTACACGTTCGCGTTTCAGCAGACGCGCTGGATCACGCTCGGCTCGATCGTCCTCGCCGTCGCGATGATCGCCGTCTGGTTCGTCCGCTTCTTCGGCCTCTTCGGCGGCCCCGTCCCCGTGTAG
- the nuoE gene encoding NADH-quinone oxidoreductase subunit NuoE: MTKFALSPDREKHVEEILSRYPNRQAACIPVLHVCQEQNGWISDEVVEWVAARLDLSAAHVKGVVTFYTLFNKEPVGKHQVWVCRTLSCALRGADEILHHCEKRLGIHVGETTKDGKVTLRTAECLASCGTAPMIQVDKDYYENLTTAEVDRILDRLIK, translated from the coding sequence ATGACGAAGTTCGCATTGTCTCCCGACCGCGAGAAGCACGTCGAAGAAATCCTCTCGCGTTACCCGAACCGCCAGGCGGCCTGCATCCCCGTCCTCCATGTCTGCCAAGAGCAGAACGGGTGGATCTCCGACGAAGTCGTCGAGTGGGTGGCGGCTCGGCTCGACCTCTCGGCCGCGCACGTGAAGGGCGTGGTGACGTTCTACACGCTCTTCAACAAGGAGCCCGTGGGCAAGCATCAGGTCTGGGTCTGCCGGACCTTGAGCTGCGCGCTCCGCGGGGCGGACGAGATCCTCCACCACTGCGAGAAGCGCCTCGGCATCCACGTCGGAGAGACGACGAAGGACGGGAAGGTGACCTTGCGGACGGCGGAGTGCCTCGCCTCGTGCGGCACGGCGCCGATGATCCAGGTCGACAAGGACTACTACGAGAACCTCACCACGGCCGAGGTCGATCGGATCCTCGACCGCCTCATCAAGTGA
- a CDS encoding YhjD/YihY/BrkB family envelope integrity protein → MRAWRRKAPRGERGQEHPTIPFKRLIRPGVGYKRFFKDLYNEIREDQVSTGAAALAYFLMLSIFPAAIFLLSLLPYLPIPGLEPAIMDLLREAMPTQAAELFTSTVDRVLSERRGGLLSVGFLGALWAASNGLNAVIGQLNVTYDVKETRPFWKTRGMSVLLVLLFGALVVTAFGLIVFGGILQREVAAIIGWSGALLKLFSAFRWTVILGFLLMAFAVVYYFGPNVRQSFRFISPGAVLGVGVLILAALGFRFYVENFGSYEATYGSLGAVIVLLLWLYVAGLVILLGSEVNSLLEHYAQGGKRKGERELPGSGG, encoded by the coding sequence GTGCGCGCGTGGAGACGCAAGGCCCCCCGTGGCGAGCGTGGACAGGAGCACCCGACGATTCCGTTCAAGCGGCTGATCCGGCCCGGCGTCGGGTACAAGCGCTTCTTCAAGGATCTCTACAACGAGATCCGGGAAGATCAGGTCTCCACGGGCGCGGCGGCATTGGCGTATTTCCTGATGCTCTCGATCTTCCCGGCCGCGATTTTCCTCCTGAGCCTCTTGCCTTATTTGCCCATTCCGGGGCTCGAGCCGGCGATCATGGACCTCCTCCGGGAGGCCATGCCGACGCAGGCGGCGGAGCTCTTCACGTCGACGGTCGACAGGGTGCTGTCCGAGCGCCGCGGCGGGCTGCTCTCGGTCGGCTTTCTGGGCGCGTTATGGGCCGCGTCGAACGGGCTGAATGCCGTGATCGGGCAGCTCAATGTCACCTACGACGTGAAGGAGACGCGGCCTTTCTGGAAGACGCGCGGGATGTCCGTCCTGCTCGTGTTGCTCTTCGGCGCGCTCGTGGTGACCGCGTTCGGGCTCATCGTGTTCGGCGGGATCTTGCAGCGCGAGGTGGCCGCGATCATCGGCTGGAGCGGCGCGCTCCTGAAGCTCTTTTCGGCCTTCCGCTGGACGGTGATCCTGGGCTTTTTGCTGATGGCGTTCGCCGTGGTGTATTACTTCGGGCCGAACGTGCGGCAGAGCTTCCGGTTCATCTCGCCGGGCGCGGTGCTCGGCGTCGGCGTGCTCATCCTGGCCGCGCTCGGCTTCCGGTTTTACGTGGAGAACTTCGGGTCGTACGAGGCGACGTACGGGAGCCTGGGCGCGGTGATCGTGCTGCTCTTGTGGCTCTACGTGGCCGGGCTCGTGATTCTGCTCGGGTCCGAGGTGAACTCGTTGCTCGAGCATTACGCGCAGGGCGGGAAACGAAAAGGGGAGCGGGAGCTGCCGGGGAGCGGGGGCTGA